The Stieleria sp. JC731 genome has a segment encoding these proteins:
- a CDS encoding HD domain-containing protein, translating to MNRILEATLFAAEKHADQRRKNAAATPYINHPIEVAMHLASVGKVDDEAILIAALLHDTIEDTDTTVDEVRDRFGEEVAFLVMECTDDKSLPKQERKRLQVVNAPNKSVGAKQIKIADKTCNLRTLIDDPPIGWDSQRLKEYVLWAESVVSGLKGVNSDLDAVVDRVIEKAQAEFA from the coding sequence ATGAATCGAATCTTAGAAGCAACCCTTTTCGCGGCGGAAAAACATGCCGATCAGCGACGCAAAAATGCCGCCGCAACGCCGTACATCAATCACCCCATCGAGGTTGCAATGCATTTGGCGTCAGTCGGTAAGGTTGACGACGAAGCAATTCTGATCGCGGCATTGCTGCACGACACCATCGAAGATACCGACACCACCGTGGACGAGGTCCGTGACCGTTTTGGTGAAGAGGTAGCTTTTCTGGTCATGGAATGTACCGATGACAAGTCACTGCCCAAGCAGGAACGCAAGCGATTGCAGGTCGTCAATGCGCCGAACAAGTCTGTGGGCGCGAAGCAGATCAAAATTGCCGACAAGACGTGCAACCTTCGCACGCTGATCGATGATCCGCCGATCGGATGGGATTCCCAGCGATTGAAGGAGTACGTTCTGTGGGCGGAAAGTGTGGTCAGCGGTTTGAAGGGAGTGAACTCGGATTTAGACGCAGTGGTCGACCGGGTGATCGAGAAAGCCCAGGCAGAATTCGCTTAA
- the pilM gene encoding type IV pilus assembly protein PilM → MAKSSSVWGIEIGQSALKALRCSLVNDEVVADAFDFIEYPKILSQPEADPEELIADALNQLIERNDGMREKICMSVPGQSGLSKFFKPPPVEVKKVADLVRYEARQQIPFDLSEVVWDYQMMPGSMVEDGYALDCEVGLFAMKQQQAKRQMQPFNDANLEVDVVQLSPISLYNMVAYDRMNERLEGEVFNADDPPPSSVLLSIGTDSSDLIITNGFRIWQRSMPIGGNHFTRQLTKDLKMTFAKAEHIKRNAREAVDPKLIFQTMRPVFNDLVTEVQRSIGFFRSIDRKAEIGELLVTGNTVKMPGLAAYLGKNLGFEVHILDRFNRLGGEDVLSMPAFRDNATTFSVCYGLCLQGLGLSQIHASLVPQDIITERMIRAKKPWTVAGLACLLFGLSTNFYFTQHSWQTSHEDIWKSSNQAVASMASYADQHRDEDSKLDKTLTYLNAVGEEIAGDADKRVVWMELIRAVNQIIPRGKYPDGMLPSPKEVPFEEQIDFHITSVETKYYDETTLTTWFEKRLKRFEQEDADWRKSMGVPKTEEEIAAGAIEPPTGPAWVIELQGFHYFNDDDKVGFDGNNHTRRYLTTAFRDPSKLPKDVANRIIELPDPNDPNRTMKYTPEELGISYPLLLNIEDAYEVKIPNPDYEPPLTTETGGASGIAAAPAEVDPDAEPQFFTPRRIDFVFQFLWKPTTHAERMEARRIKDEEEAAKLAEAGVDTTGTAAAVDPTAGTPSQPASGQPTAGQPAASQPAAGSPVGTDPAGAQPATGTPAATPGSGQDPTIDGSSPAQPAPDEPVADDTAAGPGPAATAP, encoded by the coding sequence ATGGCAAAAAGTTCATCGGTTTGGGGAATCGAAATCGGCCAGTCGGCGCTCAAGGCACTTCGCTGCTCGCTGGTCAATGACGAAGTTGTCGCCGACGCGTTCGACTTCATCGAGTATCCCAAGATTTTGAGCCAACCGGAGGCCGATCCTGAAGAGTTGATCGCCGACGCTTTGAATCAGTTGATCGAACGCAATGACGGAATGCGTGAAAAGATCTGTATGAGCGTGCCCGGGCAAAGCGGTCTGTCAAAATTTTTCAAGCCGCCGCCGGTTGAAGTCAAGAAAGTGGCCGACCTTGTCCGCTACGAAGCCCGCCAACAGATCCCTTTCGACCTTTCGGAAGTTGTCTGGGACTATCAGATGATGCCGGGCAGCATGGTCGAAGACGGTTATGCGCTCGATTGCGAAGTCGGCTTGTTCGCGATGAAGCAGCAACAAGCCAAGCGGCAGATGCAGCCCTTCAACGATGCAAACTTGGAAGTCGACGTCGTCCAGTTGTCGCCGATTTCGCTTTACAACATGGTCGCCTACGATCGAATGAACGAGCGGCTTGAGGGCGAAGTTTTCAACGCTGACGATCCGCCACCGTCCAGCGTGCTGCTTTCGATCGGTACTGACAGTTCGGACTTGATCATCACCAACGGTTTCCGAATCTGGCAACGTAGTATGCCGATCGGTGGTAATCACTTCACGCGTCAGTTGACCAAAGACTTGAAGATGACCTTCGCCAAGGCGGAGCATATTAAGCGGAACGCGCGTGAAGCGGTCGATCCCAAATTGATCTTCCAGACGATGCGGCCAGTTTTTAACGACTTGGTCACCGAAGTCCAACGCTCGATCGGGTTCTTCCGCAGCATCGACCGCAAGGCGGAAATTGGCGAGCTGCTGGTAACAGGTAACACGGTTAAGATGCCAGGTTTGGCGGCCTACTTGGGCAAGAACCTCGGTTTCGAAGTCCATATTTTGGACCGCTTCAATCGCTTAGGCGGCGAAGACGTACTTTCGATGCCAGCGTTCCGCGACAACGCGACAACGTTCTCGGTTTGCTACGGCTTGTGCCTGCAGGGTTTGGGACTGTCGCAGATTCACGCCAGCTTGGTGCCTCAGGACATCATCACTGAGCGAATGATCCGTGCGAAGAAGCCTTGGACAGTTGCCGGTCTGGCTTGTCTGCTGTTCGGGCTTTCGACGAACTTTTACTTCACACAGCACAGTTGGCAGACCAGCCACGAAGATATTTGGAAGTCTTCCAATCAAGCGGTCGCCAGCATGGCAAGCTATGCCGACCAGCATCGCGATGAAGACTCCAAGCTGGACAAAACGCTGACCTACTTGAACGCCGTCGGCGAAGAGATCGCAGGGGATGCGGACAAGCGAGTGGTGTGGATGGAATTGATCCGCGCGGTCAATCAGATCATCCCTCGTGGTAAATACCCAGACGGGATGTTGCCTTCACCAAAAGAAGTGCCTTTCGAAGAGCAAATCGATTTCCACATCACTTCTGTTGAAACCAAGTACTACGACGAAACCACGTTGACCACATGGTTCGAAAAACGCCTCAAGCGATTTGAGCAAGAAGACGCTGACTGGCGGAAAAGCATGGGCGTGCCTAAGACCGAAGAGGAAATCGCGGCAGGTGCGATCGAACCTCCGACCGGCCCAGCCTGGGTAATCGAGTTGCAAGGTTTTCATTACTTCAACGATGACGACAAAGTCGGTTTCGATGGGAACAACCACACCCGTCGATATTTGACGACCGCGTTCCGTGACCCAAGCAAGCTGCCCAAGGATGTCGCCAATCGGATTATCGAACTCCCCGATCCGAATGATCCCAACCGGACAATGAAGTACACACCGGAAGAGCTTGGGATCAGCTATCCGTTGCTGTTGAATATTGAAGACGCCTACGAAGTCAAAATTCCTAACCCGGACTACGAGCCGCCGTTGACCACTGAAACGGGTGGAGCCTCGGGAATCGCGGCTGCCCCGGCTGAGGTCGATCCAGACGCCGAGCCACAGTTCTTTACGCCTCGGCGAATCGATTTTGTGTTCCAGTTCCTTTGGAAACCGACCACGCATGCCGAGCGGATGGAAGCACGCAGAATCAAAGACGAAGAAGAAGCTGCCAAGCTAGCCGAAGCCGGTGTTGATACCACAGGGACGGCTGCGGCGGTCGATCCGACTGCGGGAACGCCCAGTCAGCCGGCATCAGGTCAACCAACTGCGGGGCAACCTGCAGCATCGCAACCAGCAGCAGGCTCGCCAGTTGGAACCGATCCTGCGGGAGCACAGCCTGCAACCGGAACCCCTGCGGCCACACCTGGTTCAGGCCAAGACCCCACAATTGATGGCTCGTCGCCAGCACAACCCGCACCGGATGAACCGGTTGCCGATGATACAGCAGCCGGTCCTGGGCCCGCTGCTACAGCTCCCTAG
- the hemB gene encoding porphobilinogen synthase: MTDFVRGPFPRTRMRRLRRHEWSRRLVAESTLSVADLIWPIFVHPGTGSQPIDSLPGVDRLGTDQVVDAAKRAVDLGIPAIAIFPATPAELKTADAKEAINPNNLVCKSVRAIKKAVGDSIGVVCDVALDPYSIHGHDGIVKDGDVVNDETVEMLRQQSVVQADAGCDIIAPSDMMDGRIAGIRDALESSGHTNVQIMSYAAKYASAFYGPFRDAVGSKGNLGGASKKTYQQSPAQGDEALHEVALDLAEGADSVMVKPGMPYLDIVSRVKQTFGVPTFVYQVSGEYAMLSAAGQLGWLNRKDVAMESLLGFKRAGADGILTYFAPEAAQWLAE, encoded by the coding sequence ATGACTGACTTTGTTCGCGGACCGTTTCCACGTACCCGGATGAGACGACTGCGGCGACACGAATGGTCGCGCCGCTTGGTTGCCGAATCGACCCTTTCGGTCGCCGATCTGATCTGGCCAATCTTCGTGCATCCGGGAACAGGTTCACAGCCGATCGATTCCCTACCTGGTGTCGATCGCCTTGGTACCGATCAGGTTGTCGACGCGGCAAAGCGTGCCGTTGATTTAGGCATTCCCGCGATCGCGATCTTTCCGGCGACTCCGGCTGAGTTAAAAACAGCTGATGCGAAAGAAGCGATCAACCCGAACAATTTGGTTTGTAAATCAGTTCGAGCGATCAAGAAGGCCGTGGGAGATTCGATCGGTGTGGTTTGCGATGTGGCACTCGATCCATACAGCATCCATGGGCATGACGGAATTGTTAAGGACGGCGACGTCGTCAATGACGAAACGGTGGAAATGCTCCGTCAGCAGTCCGTTGTTCAGGCCGATGCTGGGTGTGACATCATCGCACCAAGTGACATGATGGACGGCCGCATCGCTGGGATACGCGATGCGTTGGAATCGTCAGGGCACACCAACGTGCAAATCATGTCCTATGCGGCGAAATACGCCAGTGCTTTCTACGGTCCGTTTCGTGATGCGGTCGGATCGAAGGGGAACTTGGGTGGCGCCAGCAAGAAGACTTATCAGCAGTCACCAGCGCAAGGTGATGAGGCGTTGCATGAGGTGGCATTGGATTTGGCCGAAGGTGCGGATAGCGTCATGGTCAAACCCGGCATGCCATATTTGGATATCGTCAGTCGTGTCAAGCAAACGTTTGGGGTTCCGACATTTGTTTATCAAGTCAGCGGCGAATACGCGATGTTGTCTGCAGCGGGACAGCTTGGGTGGCTCAATCGAAAAGACGTGGCAATGGAAAGTCTGTTGGGTTTCAAGCGAGCTGGTGCAGACGGAATCTTGACTTATTTCGCGCCCGAAGCCGCGCAGTGGTTGGCCGAATAA
- a CDS encoding DUF1549 domain-containing protein, with product MKTTPSATKWTVGAIAPASAAFLMAALLIPATAVADESKSEANASDAISFAKQIEPILRKQCYGCHQGAKQLGQYRMTDFAGLVKGGESDQAAIVPGKPDESYLVELITPVDGDAEMPKAPAKPLHEAEVDLIRRWIEQGAVNDRVDEPIEYDQEQPPVYQAPPSIVSLDVSPDGALVAVSGFHEAIVLNTDSGATVARLIGISPRINSVQFSPDGTRLAVLGGAPGERGEVQIWNPTTGELLLSKSVAYDTLCGASWSPDGSKLAFGATDNVVRAINASTGEQVLFQGAHEDWIRDVAFSPDGSHLISVARDMSCKLTEVETERFIDNVTSITPGALSGGLNSVAMHPERNEIVVGGADGVAKVYRIFRETERKIGDDANLIRKLSKLNGRIFTVDFNKNGNKIAAASTLDGASELRVWGFDFDTQLSDEIKKIVAKRVSNRSAEEKAKVEEYRQKETQELVSISLPGQVVYSVSFGKDDTLFVATDQGTIRRYAADGKELPALELPIQIESVAAAEKAFDAQAFVDTLQATDAAAIDPSMVASIDVYPQSIQTRSPYDYTQLIVTAKLHSGELIDATRSVVIEGSTGIATTSNGLVWPTTDGEGQVTIQLGSHTAKVPVQASGISSSEDQTVGAVDFVKDVNPVLSRLGCNQGTCHGAQKGKNGFKLSLRGYDPIFDVRALTDDLGARRINASAPQQSMMLRKPLGLTPHEGGVLMSEGDPYHAVLSRWIADGSQLNETSSRVVKLDVFPQNPVVQKIGNQQQVRLVATYSDGTTRDVTREAFVESGNTEVATSVGHGLLSSVRRGEAPILARFEGSYAATTLTVMGDRSEYQEPDVETWGRIDELVAEKWNRVKVTPSGLCDDATFLRRVTLDLTGLPPTSEEVRQFLNDPMPTRQKRSLVVDRLLSSEAAIDYWTNKWADLLQVNRKFLGVEGSEKFRSWIRSAVAENRPYDQFVREIITATGSNRENPAASYFKVLRTPEDTMENTTHLFLGIRFNCNKCHDHPFERWTQDQYYEMAAYFAQVDLKTDPESGDKRIGGTAVEGAKPLYEMVTDKSDGEMVHARTGKVTPPEFPYQVDCAVPEDATRRQRLAQWMTDADNPYFAKSFVNRLWGYLLGKGLIEPIDDIRAGNPPTNPELLDYLTDQFVDSGFDVANTLREICNSRTYQLSVETNSLNEDDTLNYAHAIPRRLPAEVIYDAVHSLTGSASEIPGMPKGTRAAALTDAGVKLKDGFLQNLGRPVRESACECERSSDLQLGPIMALIGGPTVASAIADPKNELEKIVADNPDDRELANEIFLRSIGREPTEAEYAAFDQMKQQIKLDHDSLVESLKAAEKRWADEKASLEATRQQKLEDAKTQLAARIEAAKPDLDRLAMEREQRITAAQKVLDDANAKLESKAEDFAKANRDGVEWHPLSPSKISSTNKVKFSIGPDRVITATGDAEKATYTIEFSTSLRSITGLRLEAISDASLPAGGPGLPPNGNFVVTEIDVMVADAEKTKEKQPVQIASGKASFLQGGFSIEATFDGNKRDQGGWAIAGATGMDQWATLKFKEPIENAEGAVITIQLHQYHNAKDHRLGKFRISATTDGGDIPLDLSERLRGIARTEKDNRSEEAQKALVDYVGKSDAERNQAIAALVEAKKPVPPDAETVRLEKLRDRLSVETPDDPNLLRLREDVKFSATQMKQLRLTAAEDLTWALINSPAFLFNH from the coding sequence GTGAAGACTACGCCATCCGCTACCAAGTGGACTGTCGGTGCGATCGCCCCGGCTTCAGCTGCTTTCTTAATGGCTGCGTTGCTAATTCCCGCAACCGCAGTTGCTGATGAATCAAAGTCGGAAGCAAACGCTTCGGACGCGATCAGCTTTGCCAAACAAATTGAACCGATCTTGCGGAAGCAGTGCTATGGTTGCCACCAAGGAGCCAAGCAACTGGGGCAATATCGAATGACCGACTTCGCTGGTCTGGTCAAAGGTGGTGAGTCAGATCAAGCCGCGATCGTTCCAGGCAAACCCGATGAAAGCTACCTTGTCGAGCTGATCACGCCTGTCGATGGCGATGCCGAGATGCCGAAAGCGCCTGCGAAGCCGCTTCATGAAGCCGAAGTCGATTTGATCCGTCGCTGGATCGAACAAGGAGCCGTCAATGATCGTGTCGATGAACCGATCGAATACGATCAGGAGCAACCGCCGGTTTACCAAGCACCGCCGTCAATCGTCTCGCTTGACGTTTCTCCTGATGGAGCGTTGGTTGCTGTCAGCGGATTCCACGAGGCGATTGTATTGAACACTGACAGCGGCGCGACCGTTGCGCGGTTGATCGGCATCAGTCCACGTATCAATTCGGTACAGTTTTCACCTGACGGAACGAGGCTTGCCGTCCTTGGTGGTGCACCTGGCGAACGCGGTGAAGTGCAGATCTGGAACCCCACTACGGGCGAACTGCTGCTTTCAAAGTCTGTTGCCTATGACACGCTTTGTGGTGCATCTTGGTCTCCTGACGGTTCCAAGCTGGCGTTTGGTGCGACGGATAACGTTGTGCGAGCTATCAATGCTTCGACCGGAGAGCAGGTGTTGTTTCAAGGTGCACACGAGGACTGGATTCGTGATGTCGCATTTTCACCTGACGGCAGCCACCTAATTTCGGTTGCACGAGACATGTCGTGCAAGTTAACCGAAGTCGAAACCGAACGCTTTATCGACAACGTGACATCGATCACACCAGGGGCTTTGTCTGGTGGACTTAACAGTGTCGCAATGCACCCGGAGCGAAACGAGATCGTGGTTGGCGGCGCCGACGGAGTCGCAAAGGTTTATCGAATCTTTCGTGAGACCGAACGAAAGATTGGAGATGACGCAAACCTGATTCGAAAGCTATCGAAGCTGAACGGACGGATTTTTACGGTCGACTTCAACAAAAACGGAAACAAGATTGCTGCGGCATCAACACTGGACGGCGCTTCGGAATTGCGAGTTTGGGGATTCGATTTTGATACTCAATTGAGCGACGAAATCAAGAAAATCGTCGCCAAACGTGTCAGTAATCGTTCCGCCGAAGAAAAGGCGAAAGTCGAAGAGTACCGCCAGAAAGAGACGCAGGAACTGGTTTCCATTTCATTGCCAGGTCAAGTTGTCTACTCCGTGTCCTTTGGAAAGGACGACACGCTTTTTGTCGCGACTGATCAAGGCACCATTCGACGATATGCAGCCGACGGAAAGGAATTACCTGCACTGGAATTGCCGATTCAAATTGAATCCGTTGCCGCAGCCGAAAAGGCTTTCGATGCCCAAGCATTCGTCGATACTTTGCAAGCGACTGATGCCGCGGCGATAGATCCATCAATGGTGGCATCAATCGATGTCTATCCACAGTCGATCCAAACACGTTCGCCCTACGATTACACGCAACTGATTGTTACGGCGAAACTGCATTCGGGCGAGCTAATCGATGCAACTCGGTCAGTGGTGATCGAAGGCTCGACTGGGATCGCTACTACAAGTAACGGATTGGTTTGGCCGACTACTGATGGCGAAGGCCAAGTGACCATCCAATTAGGGAGCCACACTGCCAAAGTTCCAGTACAGGCCTCCGGGATTTCAAGCAGCGAAGATCAAACGGTCGGCGCGGTCGACTTTGTTAAAGACGTCAATCCTGTACTGAGTCGACTTGGCTGTAATCAAGGAACCTGTCACGGAGCGCAAAAGGGCAAAAACGGTTTCAAGCTGTCACTGCGAGGATACGACCCTATCTTCGACGTCCGAGCGTTGACAGATGATCTTGGAGCGAGGCGAATCAACGCGTCGGCCCCTCAGCAATCGATGATGTTGCGAAAACCTTTGGGATTGACGCCTCACGAAGGCGGTGTGTTGATGTCCGAAGGTGACCCCTATCACGCGGTGTTAAGTCGCTGGATTGCTGACGGAAGCCAGTTGAATGAAACATCGTCTCGCGTTGTGAAGCTTGACGTCTTTCCGCAAAACCCTGTGGTGCAGAAGATTGGCAATCAGCAGCAAGTTCGTCTGGTTGCCACCTATAGCGACGGGACAACACGTGACGTCACACGAGAGGCTTTTGTCGAAAGTGGAAACACCGAAGTGGCAACATCAGTCGGACACGGTTTGCTGTCTTCGGTTCGTCGCGGTGAAGCTCCGATCTTAGCTCGATTCGAAGGTAGCTACGCGGCGACTACATTGACTGTGATGGGCGACCGTAGTGAGTACCAAGAGCCGGATGTCGAAACTTGGGGACGTATCGACGAACTGGTTGCCGAAAAATGGAACCGCGTCAAAGTCACTCCGAGCGGACTGTGTGATGACGCGACATTTCTACGTCGCGTAACTTTGGATTTGACTGGGCTTCCGCCAACCAGTGAGGAGGTCCGGCAGTTTCTCAACGATCCGATGCCGACTCGACAAAAGCGATCTCTGGTGGTCGACCGCCTGCTCAGTAGCGAGGCGGCAATCGACTATTGGACGAACAAGTGGGCGGATCTGCTGCAAGTCAACCGAAAGTTTTTGGGGGTCGAAGGAAGCGAGAAGTTCCGTTCGTGGATTCGATCAGCCGTAGCCGAGAATCGTCCGTACGATCAATTCGTCCGCGAGATTATCACGGCAACTGGATCGAATCGTGAAAACCCCGCGGCGAGTTACTTCAAAGTCTTGCGGACACCCGAAGACACGATGGAGAACACAACGCACTTGTTCTTGGGGATTCGCTTTAACTGCAATAAGTGTCACGATCATCCTTTCGAACGTTGGACGCAGGATCAGTATTACGAAATGGCGGCATACTTCGCACAAGTTGATCTGAAAACGGATCCCGAATCGGGTGACAAGCGAATTGGCGGAACCGCTGTTGAAGGTGCCAAGCCACTCTATGAAATGGTCACGGATAAGTCGGATGGAGAGATGGTCCACGCCCGAACTGGCAAGGTGACTCCACCGGAATTTCCTTACCAAGTCGACTGTGCGGTACCCGAAGACGCGACTCGTCGTCAACGACTGGCACAGTGGATGACTGATGCTGACAATCCCTACTTCGCGAAATCCTTCGTCAATCGTCTATGGGGATACCTGTTGGGTAAGGGATTGATCGAACCGATCGATGATATTCGAGCCGGCAATCCGCCGACCAATCCTGAGCTGTTGGATTACTTGACGGATCAGTTTGTCGATTCGGGGTTTGATGTCGCAAACACATTGCGAGAGATCTGCAATAGTCGGACCTACCAACTGAGCGTCGAAACGAATTCCCTAAATGAAGACGACACGCTGAACTATGCACATGCAATCCCGCGTCGACTGCCGGCAGAAGTGATTTATGATGCGGTGCATTCGCTGACGGGGTCTGCCAGTGAGATCCCTGGGATGCCCAAGGGGACCAGAGCGGCCGCGTTGACTGATGCAGGAGTGAAGTTAAAGGACGGCTTCTTGCAAAACTTGGGACGTCCGGTGCGCGAAAGCGCTTGTGAATGTGAACGATCCAGCGATCTGCAACTCGGGCCGATCATGGCGTTGATCGGCGGTCCGACCGTCGCATCGGCGATCGCAGACCCGAAAAACGAACTCGAAAAAATCGTCGCTGACAATCCTGATGATCGCGAATTGGCAAATGAGATCTTCCTGCGTTCGATCGGGCGAGAGCCAACCGAAGCTGAGTATGCAGCCTTCGATCAAATGAAGCAGCAAATCAAGTTAGACCATGATTCGTTGGTCGAAAGTCTGAAGGCAGCCGAGAAGCGTTGGGCCGATGAAAAGGCCTCGCTCGAAGCGACTCGGCAACAGAAGCTTGAGGATGCGAAGACGCAATTGGCCGCGAGAATCGAAGCCGCCAAGCCAGACTTGGATCGATTGGCTATGGAACGCGAGCAGCGAATCACAGCAGCACAAAAAGTCCTCGACGATGCCAATGCGAAATTAGAATCCAAGGCCGAGGATTTTGCGAAAGCCAATCGCGATGGTGTCGAATGGCATCCGCTATCACCTTCAAAGATCTCGTCGACCAACAAGGTGAAGTTCTCGATCGGTCCCGATCGTGTAATCACGGCAACCGGGGACGCAGAGAAGGCGACCTACACGATCGAGTTTTCAACATCACTTCGATCGATCACGGGGCTGCGACTGGAAGCCATTTCAGACGCATCGCTTCCTGCAGGCGGACCCGGTTTGCCACCCAATGGCAACTTTGTTGTCACGGAAATCGATGTCATGGTTGCCGACGCAGAAAAAACTAAAGAGAAGCAGCCTGTGCAGATTGCCAGCGGCAAAGCTTCATTTTTGCAAGGCGGATTTTCGATTGAGGCAACGTTCGATGGTAACAAACGAGACCAAGGTGGTTGGGCAATCGCCGGAGCCACCGGCATGGATCAGTGGGCGACGTTGAAGTTCAAAGAGCCAATTGAAAACGCCGAGGGGGCTGTGATCACGATTCAGTTGCATCAATACCACAATGCGAAAGATCACCGACTAGGAAAGTTCCGAATCAGTGCGACCACCGATGGTGGTGACATCCCGCTCGATTTGTCAGAACGGTTGCGAGGTATCGCAAGGACCGAAAAGGACAATCGCAGCGAGGAGGCACAGAAGGCCCTGGTCGATTACGTCGGCAAGTCTGATGCCGAGCGAAACCAAGCCATCGCCGCCCTCGTTGAAGCGAAGAAGCCGGTACCGCCAGATGCCGAAACCGTTCGCTTGGAAAAACTACGCGATCGACTTTCGGTTGAAACTCCAGACGATCCTAATCTGCTGAGACTGCGTGAAGATGTCAAATTCAGTGCCACACAGATGAAGCAACTTCGACTGACAGCGGCCGAGGACTTGACCTGGGCATTGATTAACAGTCCCGCGTTTTTGTTCAACCACTGA
- a CDS encoding DUF1501 domain-containing protein — protein sequence MLSFKGYPAKDLCDRHLGATRRTFLRVGGCSMLGLSLPSLLKLQNAGAQQAAASEIIGGGPGWGKAKSIIMVYLQGGPSHLDLWDPKENVPDNVKSQFSPISTKIPGIKFTENLPKLAEINDRFTMIRSMSYTPNGLFNHTAAIYQMMTGYTTDKVSPSGQLEPPSPKDFPNFGSNIIKMNPVEEPMLPFVMLPRPLQESNVVGKGGTAGFLGKSYDPYTLYPDGDDMDMQKMSRIKIDDLKLRPEVFSVRLQRRAQLRGLLNAQMPHINKAVENLELDEYYDRALSLIVSGRAREAFDLASEPEQLKDEYGRNTFGQSCLLARRLVEAGTRVVEVIWPKVANSDNHSWDHHSGLSKRMKDQSAPMLDSGLTTLIRDLDDRGMLEDTLVVAVGEFGRSPQRGVSTSGNNNSDDGRDHWPYCYTAVMAGAGTKRGYVHGKSDKTASAPLEDPVHPSEVLATIYHSFGIHPETIVYNHLNQPRELVKAQALTSLLT from the coding sequence ATGCTTTCTTTCAAAGGCTATCCGGCCAAAGACCTCTGCGATCGTCATCTCGGGGCAACACGACGGACTTTTCTGCGGGTTGGCGGATGCTCGATGCTTGGGCTGTCGTTGCCGTCGCTGCTGAAACTGCAAAACGCTGGTGCTCAACAAGCCGCGGCCAGTGAAATCATTGGTGGCGGTCCGGGGTGGGGAAAGGCCAAGAGCATCATCATGGTTTACCTTCAAGGTGGACCAAGTCATCTTGATCTGTGGGATCCCAAGGAGAACGTTCCGGACAACGTTAAAAGCCAATTCAGTCCGATCAGCACCAAGATCCCGGGAATCAAGTTCACTGAGAACTTGCCCAAGCTTGCCGAGATCAACGATCGTTTCACGATGATCCGTTCGATGTCATACACGCCCAATGGTTTGTTCAATCATACGGCGGCGATCTATCAGATGATGACCGGTTACACGACGGACAAGGTCAGTCCTTCCGGTCAGCTAGAACCGCCATCGCCAAAGGACTTTCCAAACTTTGGAAGCAACATCATCAAGATGAATCCGGTCGAAGAACCGATGCTTCCTTTTGTTATGCTGCCACGCCCGCTACAAGAATCAAACGTTGTCGGCAAAGGCGGGACCGCTGGTTTCCTTGGCAAGTCGTATGACCCATACACGCTGTATCCCGATGGCGATGATATGGACATGCAAAAAATGAGTCGCATCAAAATCGACGACTTAAAGTTACGACCGGAAGTGTTTAGTGTTCGTCTGCAGCGTCGCGCCCAATTGCGTGGGCTACTCAACGCCCAGATGCCACATATCAACAAAGCCGTCGAGAACTTGGAACTGGACGAATATTATGACCGAGCTTTATCGCTGATTGTTTCGGGACGTGCGCGCGAGGCGTTCGATCTTGCCAGTGAACCCGAGCAGTTGAAAGACGAGTATGGACGAAACACCTTTGGGCAAAGCTGTTTGTTGGCTCGACGTTTGGTCGAAGCTGGGACTCGGGTTGTCGAAGTCATCTGGCCGAAGGTTGCCAACAGCGACAACCATTCGTGGGATCACCATTCGGGACTAAGTAAGCGGATGAAGGATCAATCAGCTCCGATGTTGGATTCCGGTTTGACGACCTTGATTCGCGACCTTGATGACCGTGGAATGTTGGAGGACACGTTGGTGGTTGCGGTGGGCGAATTTGGTCGAAGTCCACAACGTGGGGTCAGCACAAGCGGAAATAACAATTCAGACGACGGCCGCGATCACTGGCCCTATTGCTACACCGCAGTTATGGCAGGTGCTGGAACCAAGCGAGGGTACGTCCATGGCAAAAGCGACAAAACCGCATCGGCGCCACTGGAAGACCCGGTCCATCCATCAGAGGTGCTCGCGACGATCTATCACAGCTTTGGAATTCATCCGGAAACGATCGTCTACAACCACCTCAATCAGCCTCGTGAATTGGTCAAAGCACAAGCGTTGACATCGCTTTTGACGTAG